A region of the Vibrio rumoiensis genome:
CTAACGGTAACGCAATAAAAGCTGTAAACAAGCCAATAGCTAAAAGTTGTAGTGCCCCTAAAATGACCAATTCTTTCCCTGAAATACCTAAACAACGAAGTAACGCAATTTGCTTTTGCCGAGAGACTTCACCGGCTACGGTTGAAACAAACAAACCAAAAACCGCAATAAACAATGTGATTTTGCCTAACGTATCGGCCACTTTAAAGGTTTGGTCAAAAGCAATCATCGCTTTAGTGTGCATAGCATTGTTGTTATAAATCCTTTCTGGGGACAAACTATAGCGTTTTTCCATCCGCTGTATTAGAGCCGATGGATCCAATTTGTCATTGAGAACAACACCGAGTGCAACGTCACCAGTTCCTTGGAATAATCCGGTCCATTTATGCTGCGAAATGATCACCTGATTGTATGGATTACCATAATCATAATAAACACCAAGAACCGGCCAAGAGCCTCCGAGAGGTTCTGGTAAATTGACAAGATCACCCGGGCGTAAATTTTCTTTTAATGACATCGATTCACTGATCATGACACCTTTAGTGTTATGTAATAGATACCAGAATTGAGGGACGGCTAATTTCACGGTTAATGCTTTACGCTCACCTTCCGTATCACCAGAACTAACCACTTGAATCGTACCAGTATCCGTTTGTAATGATTTCTCCCAGCGCCACCATACCGTTTTCACTTCCGACTGAGCTTCTAACCATTGACCCATTCGAGTCGCTGAAGACGTCGTTGGTGTTATGTATAAGTCGGCAGATAAACGTTGAACTAGCCACTGATCGGTGGTTGCTCTAAAACTGTTCACCATCGTTTCTACGCCAATATTGGTCGCGAGAGCCAGCATAAAGGCCATCGCAGCGACACCACGATAACTCATACTTGCGGCAATATCGGCAAAGAACCAGCGCACTTTGACCCAAGGCATGGTGAAAGAGAAGCTGGTAAACAACTTCCAAAGGCAATATGGCATGACCAAACCCACACTCACCAGCATTAAAGCGATCAGCGTAAACCCTTCTTCTTGCGTTGTGGGTGATTGATACAAAGCTACGGCTGCAACCGTACAAATACAGGCAACAAATGCTTGTAAACCAAATTCTCGTCCAGCAAAACGAATCAAAGATAAACGAGAAGCCAATCGAATCGGTTGAGAACGGACTAAACGAACCAGTGGCCAGAAACAAGAAAGTAAACACCCAAAGATAGACATCAATAAACTGTATTGAATCCACTCCCAATTCCATTCAATGGAAAGGCCAACATCCGCATTGTACAAATCACTCAAACTGGCTGAAACAGATGGCATCAATCGGTTGGCTAAAGCTAAGCCTAGAATGGTTCCACTAAACCAACCAATGAGAATCCAAGCAATAATCTCAAGCAATAAGGCTTTGGTTAACTGCCAACCTGAGACTCCTGTCAATCGCAAAGCCCCCACTAACGGTTGACGTTGTATAAAGGAAAGGGACATCGCCTGATAAAAGATAAACAAGCCAACGAGGAAAGATAGCATCCCCATTGCCGTTAAATTCATGTGGAATGCTTTGGTGAGCGAACCTAACTCAACACGGGTATTACGGTGTAAAGAGATCCCATCAGGTAAATAATGACGTAATTGTTCTAACTTATCAGGTGACATAGCAGAGCAAGCGATCATATCAAAGCCAGCACTGCGATTCAGCTTGCGGAGCAATGACATGTCAGCGACTAATCGCGAACCTGAAATTCGCCCTTGGGTATCAACTTTAATTGGCCCTAACTTTTCACCTGATTTCAATACAATAAAGTCATGGTCACTCACATCCAAATACTTAGACAATTGTGCGCTGATTAACAGTGGATACGGCGGACGCATTAACTCGAGAAAATCTTTTGATTTCTGGCTTGGCCCTTCTTGAAAAGACATCATCGCGACTGGATCAAAGCCGACGATATTTAATTGCATACCATCATGGGTAACCACGCGGTAAGAATCAAAAGGAGCACATTGGTGAAAGCCACTGCGCCTGAGTTGAACATAGAAACCTTGCGGAATTTTATTACTCGCGAGTTTTGGCTGTATACGATAAGGAAGCGGGTTGGAAAATAACTTCTCACCATTGGCATAACTTTGCTTGGCGTGATAATTCACCGCTAGCACACCAACGAATAAAGATATGCCTAGAGTAAGCCCTAGCCAGACCAACAGAATTTGAAATGGATGACGGCGATAATGGCCAAGTAGAGCTTTAGCTACGGGCCACAACATTGAGAACGCCTCCTTGTAATCGAACGCAGCCTTCTAAATGCGCCGCAACTCTTTCACTGTGTGTCACCAATAATAACGTGCAATTCATTTTGCTTGATAAGCTGGTTAATAATCGCATGACCGCTTCTGCATTTTTCTCATCCAGGCTACCGGTAGGCTCATCAGCAAGTAACAAAGAAGGTTCCATATACAAAGCACGAGCAATCGCCACTCGTTGCTGCTGGCCACCAGAAACCTCTTCAGGGTAACGGCCCAACAATGGCATAAGATCAAGCGAGGAAAGAATTTGACGCCACAAATGCGGGTCTTCAGGTAAGCCCTTTAGTTGACGGCAGAAACGAATATTATCGGCGATATTCAGAGTCGTTAACAGGTTAAATTGTTGGAAAATCAGCCCTATATTATTACGTCGAAAAGCGGTTCTTTGCCTATCGGGAACATCATGCATGGGAAAATCAGAGCAAATTATTTCACCAGAATCACAAGTATCTAACCCTGCAATCATGTTCAATAAAGTACTTTTCCCTGAACCACTTTCTCCCATTAAGGCTAATTGGGCACCACGTTTTAATGATAACTCAGCACCTTGTAAAACAGGGTGAAAAACGCCCCCGTCAATATAACCCTTACAAAGATTTTTAAGATAAAGCATTAAACTTGCACCTGCTACCAATAATAAGAAAGGAAATTTACACTAATTAACCTGTTGTAGGAAGAGGTTTACACCCCACGCTCTAACTCCGTGCTCCTTACCGTCATACGTAACATCACAACACCAAATATCAAACACAAATTCAATAAAACGGTAAAGTTCCAATAACTAACTCATCTTAATAATAAAACTATTAATAGTTCATTGGAATTTCAGCCAACTTAGGTCCGATATTGTTTGGATAAATCAGATATTCACCGTGATACTTCACTATCGATTTATAATCCGTTTGTTTATGCAACAAGAAACCTTGTTCTGTCGCCTCTGTAATGAAAGCGGCGTGATTACCCCGGACATAAAAGCTCATTGGTTTATGCAATAGCTCGCCATCAAAGCAGTCATCACATTGTTTTGCACATAAAACAAATGAGTTCGGCTGATCAGCAAAGATCTGCGTTTTTTCCGTTAACTCAAACTCATTCACCACTTCCCAACCTTTTTCTTCCATATGATCCATGAAGGCTTCAATGTCAGAATCTTTAATCGGTTTAGGGCCTCCAGCCGCTGGTATAAAATGTTGATATAACTTTGCTATGCGCTCAAACGTCACGATCAGTTCACTACCCGCGCCTTTACTACGGCTTAGTTTTTGCCAGCGAATTAAATCATGCTTAACACACCCATCAAAAGCTTGAGTCTTGATACTTTTGGTTACCCAGCGAGCAAGAAAATGCGTATTAGTAATGGGAGTATTCGCGAGCTTACCCGTTTGGTGTTGTTGCTTTAATTCGGATAAAGCCGTGGTCACTACACGTTGAATTTCTTGTGAATATTGCATATTTCTCTCTAACTTAAAGGGGTAACATTTAAACTTTCGGTCGTTCTAACTAACGAATGTCAG
Encoded here:
- a CDS encoding ABC transporter permease; translation: MLWPVAKALLGHYRRHPFQILLVWLGLTLGISLFVGVLAVNYHAKQSYANGEKLFSNPLPYRIQPKLASNKIPQGFYVQLRRSGFHQCAPFDSYRVVTHDGMQLNIVGFDPVAMMSFQEGPSQKSKDFLELMRPPYPLLISAQLSKYLDVSDHDFIVLKSGEKLGPIKVDTQGRISGSRLVADMSLLRKLNRSAGFDMIACSAMSPDKLEQLRHYLPDGISLHRNTRVELGSLTKAFHMNLTAMGMLSFLVGLFIFYQAMSLSFIQRQPLVGALRLTGVSGWQLTKALLLEIIAWILIGWFSGTILGLALANRLMPSVSASLSDLYNADVGLSIEWNWEWIQYSLLMSIFGCLLSCFWPLVRLVRSQPIRLASRLSLIRFAGREFGLQAFVACICTVAAVALYQSPTTQEEGFTLIALMLVSVGLVMPYCLWKLFTSFSFTMPWVKVRWFFADIAASMSYRGVAAMAFMLALATNIGVETMVNSFRATTDQWLVQRLSADLYITPTTSSATRMGQWLEAQSEVKTVWWRWEKSLQTDTGTIQVVSSGDTEGERKALTVKLAVPQFWYLLHNTKGVMISESMSLKENLRPGDLVNLPEPLGGSWPVLGVYYDYGNPYNQVIISQHKWTGLFQGTGDVALGVVLNDKLDPSALIQRMEKRYSLSPERIYNNNAMHTKAMIAFDQTFKVADTLGKITLFIAVFGLFVSTVAGEVSRQKQIALLRCLGISGKELVILGALQLLAIGLFTAFIALPLGIVLAQLMVEVVLKNAFGWTMQLSLLPQQYISTFAWSLLTLFIAGAWPVWHMVKTTPMKLLRDSL
- a CDS encoding ABC transporter ATP-binding protein, whose protein sequence is MLYLKNLCKGYIDGGVFHPVLQGAELSLKRGAQLALMGESGSGKSTLLNMIAGLDTCDSGEIICSDFPMHDVPDRQRTAFRRNNIGLIFQQFNLLTTLNIADNIRFCRQLKGLPEDPHLWRQILSSLDLMPLLGRYPEEVSGGQQQRVAIARALYMEPSLLLADEPTGSLDEKNAEAVMRLLTSLSSKMNCTLLLVTHSERVAAHLEGCVRLQGGVLNVVARS
- a CDS encoding DUF2913 family protein translates to MQYSQEIQRVVTTALSELKQQHQTGKLANTPITNTHFLARWVTKSIKTQAFDGCVKHDLIRWQKLSRSKGAGSELIVTFERIAKLYQHFIPAAGGPKPIKDSDIEAFMDHMEEKGWEVVNEFELTEKTQIFADQPNSFVLCAKQCDDCFDGELLHKPMSFYVRGNHAAFITEATEQGFLLHKQTDYKSIVKYHGEYLIYPNNIGPKLAEIPMNY